In a genomic window of Nitrosarchaeum sp.:
- a CDS encoding tRNA pseudouridine(54/55) synthase Pus10: MTIKEIIPISNELMKNYGLCDSCLGRLFSKQLHLSSNKLLGKKLKAHVKQSQKKCFICKNLLDDLSAYLKLMLDASSKYNYSSIVIGALIKPSIIDRDDYIKSKYKLRGIDSVKTDITKELGKQFVKKTKKIIDFLNPDLTFTINFKDESCQIRSKSIVLYGQYTKSKRGLPQKQKSCTNCSGKGCKSCNLHGISEYGSIEGKISEFLFTTFGGTTAKFTWVGGEDQSSLVLGSGRPFFVKLQNPFKRNISLPKKIISDQVVIHNLKIISDPPKTPIKFNSLIELKISTEHEIISENLKKLKNMLSNPVVVYEKSGKRSEKAVSILKYKKISKNLFNLIIKAEGGLPVKRFVDGDDVTPGISQMMNDRCTCVAFDFLEITLNDNN; this comes from the coding sequence ATGACTATTAAAGAAATTATTCCTATTTCAAATGAATTAATGAAAAATTATGGTTTATGCGATAGTTGTCTAGGTAGACTTTTTTCTAAACAACTACATTTATCTTCTAATAAATTACTTGGAAAAAAATTAAAGGCACATGTAAAACAATCACAAAAAAAATGTTTTATTTGTAAAAATTTATTGGATGATCTTTCTGCATATTTGAAATTAATGTTGGATGCTTCTTCAAAATATAATTATTCCTCAATAGTTATTGGAGCCTTAATCAAACCGTCTATAATAGATCGAGATGATTATATAAAATCAAAATACAAACTACGTGGAATCGATAGTGTTAAAACCGATATTACAAAAGAACTTGGAAAACAATTTGTAAAAAAAACAAAAAAAATTATTGATTTTTTAAATCCGGATCTTACATTTACAATTAATTTTAAAGATGAATCATGTCAGATACGCTCAAAATCAATTGTATTATACGGACAATATACAAAGTCTAAACGAGGACTACCGCAAAAACAAAAGTCTTGCACTAACTGTTCTGGAAAAGGTTGTAAGAGTTGTAACCTTCATGGTATTTCTGAGTATGGTAGCATTGAGGGTAAAATCTCCGAATTTCTTTTTACTACATTTGGAGGCACTACTGCAAAATTTACTTGGGTTGGAGGTGAAGATCAATCAAGTCTAGTTTTAGGTTCAGGTCGTCCATTTTTTGTCAAGCTTCAAAACCCCTTTAAAAGAAATATTTCACTACCAAAAAAAATAATTTCTGATCAAGTTGTTATTCATAATTTGAAAATTATATCTGACCCTCCAAAAACTCCTATCAAATTCAACTCGCTAATAGAATTAAAAATATCTACAGAGCATGAAATTATTTCTGAGAATCTTAAAAAATTAAAGAATATGCTTTCAAATCCTGTCGTGGTTTATGAAAAATCTGGAAAACGTTCTGAAAAGGCTGTTTCTATTTTAAAATATAAAAAAATATCCAAAAATCTTTTTAATCTAATTATCAAAGCTGAAGGCGGATTACCTGTAAAACGATTTGTCGATGGTGATGATGTGACTCCTGGAATCTCTCAAATGATGAATGATAGATGCACTTGTGTGGCATTTGATTTTCTCGAAATTACCCTAAATGATAACAATTAA
- a CDS encoding DUF6659 family protein: MDFEKLCNKIFEVDPHVRFTGVLDSKGDLIIEKNRDDVTLLNEQEVKMSVHYTFERWTRLQNLSYKFGKEKLSVTEYENVILISIQLDKNLFLLSTDPNIDYMNIISKTKSIIAELQN; this comes from the coding sequence ATGGATTTTGAAAAATTATGTAATAAAATATTCGAAGTAGATCCACATGTTAGATTCACAGGGGTATTAGACTCAAAAGGGGATTTAATAATTGAAAAAAATCGAGACGACGTAACATTACTAAATGAACAAGAAGTCAAAATGTCAGTTCATTATACTTTTGAAAGATGGACCCGTCTGCAAAATTTATCTTATAAATTTGGTAAAGAAAAATTATCAGTTACAGAATATGAAAATGTCATTTTAATTAGTATTCAACTTGATAAAAATCTCTTTTTGCTAAGCACAGATCCTAATATTGATTATATGAATATAATTTCTAAAACTAAATCAATTATTGCAGAATTACAAAATTAG
- a CDS encoding 30S ribosomal protein S27ae has translation MAAKKASAGKKGSSPNVYKYFKVDKDKITRGRKNCSRCGKGVFMSKHKDRNTCGKCGLTEFNQ, from the coding sequence ATGGCAGCAAAAAAAGCATCTGCAGGAAAAAAAGGCTCTAGTCCAAATGTCTATAAATATTTCAAAGTAGACAAAGACAAAATAACAAGAGGTAGAAAAAATTGTTCTAGATGTGGAAAAGGAGTTTTCATGTCTAAACACAAAGATAGAAACACTTGTGGAAAATGTGGATTAACAGAATTTAATCAATAG
- a CDS encoding DUF309 domain-containing protein has product MERYMIHLKNNNYSPKDSSFLVNHARKICSTIPASVRVARVARKFLEFDVSVNPEDLDLVIEKLSPIGSLDNARHIFEEKIGKEDGTRDGVFYFNNERFWESHESLEGVWKQCYGREKELVQGIILLAVAFAHAQKNESRIGIGMLQRALEKLGDSPRTYGEIDVDRIRNKIKEMQKTEELTIFEI; this is encoded by the coding sequence ATGGAACGATATATGATTCATTTAAAAAATAACAATTACAGTCCTAAAGATTCCTCTTTTCTTGTAAATCATGCAAGAAAAATATGTTCTACAATACCAGCTTCAGTAAGAGTTGCTAGAGTTGCACGTAAATTTTTGGAATTTGACGTCTCTGTAAATCCTGAAGATTTGGATCTCGTGATTGAAAAATTATCCCCAATTGGATCTTTGGATAATGCAAGACATATCTTTGAAGAAAAGATTGGAAAGGAAGATGGAACTCGTGATGGTGTTTTCTATTTTAATAATGAACGATTTTGGGAAAGTCATGAATCTTTAGAAGGTGTATGGAAGCAATGTTATGGCCGAGAAAAAGAACTTGTTCAGGGAATTATTCTTCTTGCAGTTGCATTTGCTCATGCACAAAAAAATGAATCTCGTATAGGTATTGGAATGTTACAGCGAGCGTTAGAAAAATTAGGCGACTCTCCTAGAACTTATGGCGAAATTGATGTTGATAGGATTAGAAATAAAATCAAAGAAATGCAAAAAACTGAAGAATTAACTATATTTGAGATTTGA
- a CDS encoding alkaline phosphatase family protein, producing the protein MIYVLLDGVGDLPHPDLDGKTPLEAANTPTLDKLAQKGVIGEVISVGKGIAPESDIAVFNMLGYRFHHVDYAGRGVIEAIGVGIDFKDGDLALRGNYATLNDEGIIVDRRAGRHIEKNDADGVAKEIENKIKFSFPNTSVVVSPTIGHRVTVRIRTENEKLSSQITNTDPAYARVEGMGIAKAVGDFLRIEKCLPLDETESAKKTAKLVNEFTAQSLQIMKESQINKKRINEKKKSLSCILLRDAGNKYPDVKPINEMYSMNFSCIVDMPVELGISEVLKMKAFEAGGLTDYEEKARVAAKAMETQNAIYVHLKGPDEFGHDGDAIGKMKNIEEIDRRFFKTLLENINFDKVAIVISADHSTPCINKGHSDDPVPILVSGNFIKNDGTTRVTENQAKKGSIGLIQGADVVTTALNLIKSQI; encoded by the coding sequence ATGATTTATGTTCTTTTAGATGGGGTAGGAGATCTTCCACATCCAGATCTGGATGGTAAGACACCATTAGAAGCAGCAAATACCCCTACTCTAGATAAATTAGCACAAAAGGGAGTAATAGGAGAAGTCATTTCTGTAGGAAAAGGAATTGCGCCAGAATCAGACATTGCAGTTTTCAACATGCTAGGATACAGATTTCATCATGTTGATTATGCAGGAAGAGGAGTAATAGAAGCGATAGGAGTAGGAATTGACTTTAAAGATGGAGATTTAGCACTTAGAGGAAATTATGCAACATTAAATGATGAAGGAATTATTGTTGATAGACGTGCAGGAAGACATATTGAAAAAAATGACGCGGATGGAGTTGCAAAAGAAATTGAAAATAAAATTAAATTTTCATTTCCAAATACATCAGTCGTTGTATCACCCACCATAGGTCACAGAGTTACAGTAAGAATTAGGACTGAAAACGAAAAATTATCATCTCAAATTACTAACACGGATCCTGCATATGCCAGAGTAGAAGGTATGGGAATAGCAAAAGCGGTGGGAGATTTTTTGCGAATTGAAAAATGTTTACCGTTAGATGAAACTGAAAGTGCTAAAAAAACTGCTAAATTAGTTAACGAATTTACGGCACAATCACTGCAAATTATGAAAGAAAGTCAGATTAATAAAAAAAGAATCAATGAAAAAAAGAAAAGTTTGAGTTGTATTTTACTAAGAGATGCAGGAAACAAATATCCAGATGTAAAGCCAATTAATGAAATGTATTCTATGAATTTTTCATGTATTGTAGATATGCCAGTAGAACTTGGAATTTCAGAAGTGTTAAAGATGAAAGCATTTGAAGCAGGAGGATTAACAGATTATGAGGAAAAAGCAAGAGTAGCTGCAAAAGCAATGGAAACTCAGAATGCAATTTATGTTCATCTAAAAGGACCAGATGAATTTGGTCACGACGGAGATGCTATTGGAAAAATGAAAAACATTGAAGAGATTGATCGTAGATTTTTCAAAACACTACTTGAAAATATTAATTTTGATAAAGTTGCAATAGTTATTTCAGCAGATCATTCGACACCATGTATCAATAAAGGACACAGTGATGACCCTGTACCAATTTTAGTATCAGGAAATTTTATCAAAAACGATGGAACAACGAGAGTAACTGAAAATCAAGCTAAAAAAGGCAGCATTGGTCTAATTCAAGGAGCAGATGTCGTAACAACAGCTCTTAATTTAATCAAATCTCAAATATAG
- a CDS encoding galactose-1-phosphate uridylyltransferase, with product MGDMRKDYVSERFMIVSKKDDKVIDPKKSPYAPGNESMTNPSVLSLVAKDGMLQRLQDNEDEYVEGWSIRVFESKNPIVSIETENSYSDRPHYSEPAYGYHYIVVASPKEKDTLATIDSEQWSNILVVVQDRLRWLYTQKGVTYVSIYADQGESAGSKNPHPHLNILTFSTIPPVIEEEAEASYKILNEKGVCPMCQIVNEEMGGPRQVLQTEGFIAFCPWSPSYPYEFCISPKKHTTSFSKITQKEINDLSLILRATLGGLSKTVKDVSYNMVFHLSPEKKNSRQIHWHIEVYPITKPWSGLERGYGIFLNDISPEQAAEKLGASCRKELANLVGIV from the coding sequence ATGGGGGATATGCGTAAAGATTATGTTTCTGAACGCTTTATGATCGTCTCCAAAAAAGATGACAAAGTCATAGACCCAAAAAAATCTCCTTATGCTCCTGGAAATGAATCCATGACAAATCCTTCTGTTCTTTCACTAGTTGCAAAAGATGGTATGTTACAGCGTCTTCAGGATAATGAAGATGAATATGTTGAAGGTTGGTCGATTAGGGTATTTGAGAGTAAAAATCCAATAGTTTCCATTGAAACTGAAAATTCATACAGTGACAGACCTCATTACAGCGAACCAGCTTACGGTTATCACTACATTGTGGTTGCATCTCCTAAAGAAAAAGACACTCTTGCTACTATTGATTCTGAACAATGGTCCAACATTCTTGTGGTTGTTCAGGATAGACTACGATGGCTCTACACCCAAAAAGGTGTGACATACGTTTCAATTTATGCTGATCAGGGAGAATCTGCAGGCAGTAAAAACCCACATCCGCATTTGAATATTTTGACATTTTCAACAATTCCTCCTGTTATTGAAGAAGAGGCAGAAGCTTCATACAAAATTCTTAACGAAAAAGGAGTATGCCCCATGTGTCAAATTGTTAACGAAGAAATGGGTGGGCCTAGACAAGTACTTCAAACTGAAGGATTTATCGCATTTTGTCCTTGGTCTCCATCATATCCATACGAATTTTGCATTTCTCCAAAAAAACATACAACTAGTTTTTCAAAAATAACTCAAAAAGAAATTAATGATCTCTCTCTTATTTTACGAGCTACCCTTGGAGGTTTATCAAAAACTGTTAAAGATGTTTCATACAATATGGTGTTTCATTTATCTCCTGAAAAGAAGAATAGTCGACAAATTCATTGGCATATTGAAGTTTATCCAATAACTAAACCCTGGTCTGGTCTTGAACGTGGTTATGGTATTTTTCTTAATGATATATCCCCAGAACAGGCAGCAGAGAAACTTGGTGCATCCTGTAGAAAAGAATTGGCCAATTTGGTTGGTATTGTTTGA
- a CDS encoding GNAT family N-acetyltransferase, with protein sequence MDSITIRKLQKEDLSNGFLQTLDSLRITSNTDKKIIEKTFDKINSNQDQLTIVALLDGKVVGATTLLIETKFIHNGGKVGHIEDVVVNKEYQKKGIGEKMITYLLRYAKEQGCYKTILDCVDDVKPFYEKLGFKHNANALRFDHV encoded by the coding sequence ATGGACAGCATAACAATTAGAAAATTACAAAAAGAAGATCTGTCAAATGGGTTTCTGCAAACATTGGATTCATTACGTATAACAAGTAATACGGATAAAAAAATTATAGAAAAAACATTTGATAAAATAAATTCAAATCAAGATCAATTAACCATAGTAGCATTATTAGATGGAAAAGTGGTAGGTGCAACTACATTATTGATTGAAACTAAATTTATCCATAATGGTGGCAAAGTTGGACATATTGAGGATGTTGTAGTAAACAAAGAATATCAAAAGAAAGGGATTGGAGAAAAAATGATAACCTATCTCTTAAGATATGCAAAGGAGCAAGGATGCTATAAAACAATTTTAGATTGTGTAGATGATGTTAAGCCATTTTATGAAAAATTAGGCTTTAAACATAATGCAAATGCACTAAGATTTGATCATGTTTAG
- a CDS encoding nucleotidyltransferase family protein has translation MKAVILAGGLGTRLQPYTTFLPKPMLPLGEKPILEHLIEWTQKNGIKSVVLCVSYLRKTIEDYFEDGKRFGVDIEYAVSNKPLATAGQLKTAEEFIDDTFVCMYGDSIFDFNLRNMIKQHKQKKSFVTMNLYEYKTHLPYGVIETTKTGKVVAWNEKPEIKANVNTGCYVMEPEIMGLIPKNIPYGMDDVIRKAMAKNKLVSSVVSKKGFLDIGNKTTYRKANQEYLQKLGKI, from the coding sequence ATGAAAGCCGTAATACTTGCGGGGGGTTTAGGTACAAGGTTACAACCATACACGACTTTTCTACCAAAACCGATGCTTCCTTTGGGTGAAAAACCTATTTTAGAGCATCTAATAGAATGGACACAAAAAAACGGTATAAAGTCTGTTGTACTATGTGTAAGTTATCTAAGAAAAACGATTGAAGATTATTTTGAAGATGGTAAACGATTTGGGGTGGATATTGAATATGCAGTGTCTAACAAACCATTGGCTACAGCAGGTCAACTTAAAACAGCAGAAGAATTCATCGATGATACTTTTGTTTGTATGTATGGGGATTCTATATTTGATTTCAATTTACGAAATATGATAAAACAGCATAAACAAAAAAAATCATTTGTAACAATGAATTTGTATGAATATAAAACACATCTGCCATATGGAGTAATAGAGACTACCAAAACAGGAAAGGTAGTTGCCTGGAATGAAAAACCAGAAATTAAAGCAAATGTAAATACTGGATGTTATGTTATGGAGCCAGAAATAATGGGACTGATTCCAAAAAATATTCCTTATGGAATGGATGATGTGATTAGAAAAGCAATGGCAAAAAACAAACTAGTTAGTAGCGTTGTATCTAAAAAAGGATTTTTAGATATTGGAAACAAAACAACGTATAGAAAAGCAAATCAAGAATATCTTCAAAAACTAGGAAAAATATGA